TACCCTCCAATCCGTCCGCGGCAGCGATGGCCAGATCATCGACTTCGAGTTCACCTACCTCAACTCCAACGGTGAAAAACTTATCGGCCTTCCCCGCGAGGAGATCATCGGCCAGTACCTGTGCGCGCTCATCCCGGTCAACCGCAGCGGCGGCTTCTTCGACGAGTACAAGCAGGTCGTCATGTCCGGCCAGCCCGTCGTGCAGGAGTTCCCCATGGAGCTCGAGGACGACATCCCGCGCTGGATCCGCCATGAAGTCGTCCGTCTCGAAGACGGCATCGCCATCTCCGCCGCCGACATCACCGAACGCAAGCTGCTCGAGCGCGCCGCTCAGCACCGCGCCCAGCATGACGTCCTCACTGGCCTGCCCAACCGCAGCCTCCTCAACGACCGTGTGCAACAGGCCATCGACCGCGCCATCCGCTATAAGAACAAGGTCGGCCTCTTCGTCGTCGATATGGACATGTTCAAGGAGGTCAACGACTCTCTCGGCCACGCCGCCGGCGACCTCGTCCTGGTCACCGCCGCTCAGCGCCTGCGCGAGTCCGTCCGCGGCAGCGACTCCGTCCTGCGCATCGGTGGCGACGAGTTCATCATCGTCATGCCCGACGTGCAGCAGGAGGTCGACGTCCGCCGCGTCGCCGCGAAGATCACTGCCGCCATCGGCAACGGAGGCCCCGTGGGTCTCGAGAACGTCCGTATGAGCTGCAGCATCGGCATCGCCATCTATCCCACCCAGGCCGCCAACTCCGACGAGCTCTTCTCCCGCGCCGATGCCGCGATGTATGAGGCCAAGCGCCGTGGCGGCGGATGCTTCGAGGTCTACAGCGAAGGCACTCCGGGCTTCAATCCGCAGCCCAGGCCCGTGCGCCGGGTTCCCGGCCCGCGCCCGGCCCTGGTCGTCCCACGCAAGCCCAGGCCCAAGCCCACCCCGCTCTTCCCCGACGCCTAGAAACGTTGTGCGTTGTAACTCGTAAGTTTTTTGTTTTTACTTACAACTTAGAACGCACAACGTACAACTCCGCTTCTACATCTCCGACCACTGCCTCAACAGGTTGTGATACACCCCGGTCAACTGCACGCCCGTCTGCGCAATCGCGGGATTCCCTCCAGGCGACTGCGCCGTAACGCCCGCAAGCCGCTGAATGGATGAGTCGAGATCGAAGAGCAGCGTCCGCTGCATGTCCTGCCGAACCATGCTCTGGATCCAGAAGAAGCTCGATACTCGCGCCCCGCGCGTCACCGGCTCGACGCGGTGCAGGCTCGTCGCCGGATACAACACCATGTGGCCAGCAGGCAGTTTCACACTGTGCGTTCCATAGGCATCCTCGACGACCAGTTCCCCACCGTCGTACTCCTCAGGCGCGGTCAAAAACAGCGTTGCCGAAAGGTCGGTGCGAATGCGCTGGCCCGTCGACGCAATCTGCCGGATCGCCGTATCCACATGCGTCCCGAAGGTCTGCCCGCCGCTGTAGCTGTTGAACATCGGCGGGAAGACCCTCAGCGGAAGCGCCGCGGACATAAACAACGGCGAGCGTGCAAGCCCCTTCAGCACCATGTCTCCCAGCGCTACCGCAACGGGACTGCCCTCCGGGATCTGCATGTTGTTCTTCACTTCGCGCGCCTGGTAGCCGGCGGTGACCTTGCCGTCCACCCAGTTCGCCTCGGCCAGCGCCTTGCGCGCCTCGGCCACTTGTTCAGCGGTAAATACATCAGGAATCGTAATCAGCATTCTGTAACTCTTTCAGTTGCTTGGATCTTTTCATGGAAAGGCTTGCAAGCTTCGCGGGCGGCGACCACCTCTAACCTTTGTCATTCCCGGAGGGAATCTGCGTTTCGCGTTGCTTAGGATTGCGACGGGATACCAGGTCGTAGCCCAGCCATGCAAAGACAAACGCAGATCCCCTTCGGGGATGACAAACAAGAAGA
This Granulicella aggregans DNA region includes the following protein-coding sequences:
- a CDS encoding sensor domain-containing diguanylate cyclase; protein product: MRVTFLSNRANRWGLALGLVSVCVTALLLHRFQHAAANGSSHAEAGWSLSIVADMVLTISYFILAGAFLSMYSKSKGLLQIRGIFLIFALFMTISGATRILGLLAMSRQELNFSAQAEMISATLAVVSAGIVAALVGRTRDFLATARKSQQNEARFIAASESSLDAFYTLQSVRGSDGQIIDFEFTYLNSNGEKLIGLPREEIIGQYLCALIPVNRSGGFFDEYKQVVMSGQPVVQEFPMELEDDIPRWIRHEVVRLEDGIAISAADITERKLLERAAQHRAQHDVLTGLPNRSLLNDRVQQAIDRAIRYKNKVGLFVVDMDMFKEVNDSLGHAAGDLVLVTAAQRLRESVRGSDSVLRIGGDEFIIVMPDVQQEVDVRRVAAKITAAIGNGGPVGLENVRMSCSIGIAIYPTQAANSDELFSRADAAMYEAKRRGGGCFEVYSEGTPGFNPQPRPVRRVPGPRPALVVPRKPRPKPTPLFPDA
- a CDS encoding Fe2+-dependent dioxygenase — its product is MLITIPDVFTAEQVAEARKALAEANWVDGKVTAGYQAREVKNNMQIPEGSPVAVALGDMVLKGLARSPLFMSAALPLRVFPPMFNSYSGGQTFGTHVDTAIRQIASTGQRIRTDLSATLFLTAPEEYDGGELVVEDAYGTHSVKLPAGHMVLYPATSLHRVEPVTRGARVSSFFWIQSMVRQDMQRTLLFDLDSSIQRLAGVTAQSPGGNPAIAQTGVQLTGVYHNLLRQWSEM